The following are encoded together in the Osmerus eperlanus chromosome 18, fOsmEpe2.1, whole genome shotgun sequence genome:
- the ubxn8 gene encoding UBX domain-containing protein 8, translating into MYLSESFWLVGAVSLSLFCCVSWKHSIIGVRGTLILVGRCFLLLGLSCLVVSYLYPRLRSAISSETPLSQYHEDDEAKRRQKLVREEQQNNLRDKAHSYQETVMRPRMESSSRKREDRFYRMTGETWKRTEGERLGEGESPELSAQVDINATPNEEAVKKRKLPESATTVHSKRGPPPEKKVVVLPEEPADDAEEVVRVALRCPSGRTVHRRFLKSHSSSILLVWLQKIGYHPTIYTLCTCYPRQPLITGKNVSMEDAGILTHTVLNVEEKYPSTT; encoded by the exons atgtatttgtcggAATCATTTTGGCTTGTCGGAGCCGTGTCATTATCATTATTTTGTTGTGTTTCATGGAAACACTCCATAATCG gtGTGCGAGGTACTCTGATACTAGTTGGGCGATGTTTTTTGCTGTTAGGACTGTCCTGCTTGGTGGTCTCTTATTTATATCCACGCCTGAGATCCGCAATATCGTCTGAAACCCCGTTATCTCAAT ATCATGAAGATGATGAAGCCAAACGGAGGCAAAAACTGGTTAGGGAGGAGCAGCAGAATAACCTGAGGGATAAG GCCCATTCTTATCAAGAGACAGTAATGAGGCCTCGTATGGAATCTTCATCCAGGAAGCGAGAGGACCGCTTTTACCGCATGACAGGAGAGACCTGGAAACGGACAGAAGGAGAACGCCTTGGG GAAGGAGAATCACCTGAACTTAGTGCCCAGGTGGATATTAATGCGACACCCAATGAAGAAGCAGTTAAGAAGAGGAAACTGCCAGAAAGCGCCACCACAGTCCATTCCAAACGTGGACCTCCCCCTGAGAAGAAG GTGGTCGTGTTGCCAGAGGAACCAGCAGATGATGCTGAAGAG GTTGTGAGGGTGGCTTTGAGATGTCCAAGTGGAAGAACTGTTCACAGGAGATTCCTGAAATCACACAGTTCCTCG ATTCTTTTGGTCTGGTTGCAGAAGATTGGATATCACCCAACAATCTACACATTATGCACTTGCTATCCAAGACAACCACTGATCACAGGAAAGAATGTTAGCATGGAAGATGCAGGCATATTGACTCACACAGTACTTAATGTTGAAGAAAAGTATCCTTCCACAACCTGA
- the LOC134039033 gene encoding uncharacterized protein LOC134039033, producing MSRLKQGRDIQNDTEEKHPLIVYGRSHVGTLLINYYHERVKHQGRVFTEGAIRSDGIWIVGAKRCIARHLYRCVTCNKLRGKKTEQKLADLPSDRLSTEPPFTNVGIDLFGPWSISTRRTRGGAANSKRWAVIFTCLSVRAVHIELIEAMDTSSFINALRRFLAIRGPVKLSRSDCGTNFKGACTELKVLLQDDKEPNVSRFLNEEGCTWIFNPAHSSHISGPWERMIGVSRRILDSMLSQIQPFHLTHEVLSTIMAEVSAVINARPLTTISTDVNAPSLLTPTMILTQKICSPPQPPGCFVDADLHRQQWRRVQHLANTFWERWRREYLSTLQSRSKWQKSHPNIKEGDLVLLRDTQVKRIQWPMALVTKTFAASNGKVRKLELRVSRGRTSKTFLRPITEVVVLISH from the exons ATGTCTCGTCTGAAGCAAGGGAGGGACATTCAGAATGACA CAGAAGAGAAACACCCACTCATCGTCTATGGTCGCAGCCACGTTGGTACTCTACTCATCAACTACTACCACGAGAGGGTCAAGCACCAAGGCCGGGTTTTCACGGAGGGAGCTATACGTTCTGATGGCATCTGGATCGTTGGAGCCAAGAGATGTATCGCGagacatttgtacaggtgtgtgaCGTGTAACAAGCTCCGAGGTAAGAAAACCGAGCAAAAACTGGCTGACCTCCCTTCAGATCGGCTAAGCACAGAGCCGCCCTTCACCAATGTAGGTATCGACTTGTTTGGCCCTTGGAGTATATCGACTAGACGCACCCGTGGAGGTGCTGCCAACAGCAAGAGGTGGGCAGTAATCTTCACCTGCCTCAGCGTGCGTGCTGTTCATATAGAGCTAATTGAGGCCATGGACACATCGAGCTTCATAAATGCTCTTCGTCGTTTCCTTGCCATCCGGGGTCCAGTGAAGCTGAGCCGCTCCGACTGTGGCACGAATTTCAAGGGAGCCTGCACAGAACTTAAAGTACTCCTGCAAGATGACAAGGAGCCCAATGTCTCCAGGTTCCTCAACGAAGAAGGCTGTACATGGATCTTTAATCCGGCCCATTCTTCTCACATAAGTGGTCCGTGGGAGAGGATGATTGGGGTCTCCAGGAGGATTCTGGATTCCATGCTGTCCCAAATCCAACCTTTTCATCTTACCCACGAAGTTCTATCTACAATCATGGCAGAGGTGTCCGCCGTAATCAACGCCAGACCTCTGACCACCATCTCAACAGATGTAAATGCTCCATCTCTTCTTACACCTACCATGATCCTTACCCAGAAAATCTGCAGTCCTCCACAACCTCCGGGGTGCTTTGTTGATGCCGATCTACACCGCCAGCAATGGAGAAGAGTCCAGCACTTGGCCAACACCTTttgggagaggtggaggcgcGAGTATCTCTCTACACTCCAGAGTCGCTCCAAGTGGCAAAAGAGCCATCCCAACATCAAGGAAGGAGACCTAGTGCTTCTTCGTGATACTCAGGTGAAGAGGATCCAGTGGCCCATGGCGTTGGTCACGAAGACCTTCGCTGCAAGCAACGGCAAGGTCAGGAAGTTGGAGCTCAGGGTTTCCAGAGGAAGGACTTCCAAGACTTTCCTCCGGCCCATCACTGAAGTGGTGGTCCTCATATCCCATTAG